Proteins encoded by one window of Deinococcus radiodurans R1 = ATCC 13939 = DSM 20539:
- a CDS encoding alpha/beta hydrolase, giving the protein MSAGWRPYPALPGSTVTGTLLQWDAVGDAKHAPRPLLAWLPPSYTDSAPFQHRRESTACASIPRNPSSFLLASARIESETTGFNRNPSYSADPERRYPVVYFHDGQNVFDAATSFSGEWGADEVLTDLAREGLEAIAIGIPNGGERRFHEYSPCPPVAAARADVPPGSGGGADAYVHFLTETVKPLVDATLRTLPGPESTSVIGSSMGGVVSLHALLTRPDVFGHAGLMSPAFWTGGDFALRQSEAAPLPAGRVWLDVGGRESDDPARAAAYRQDAARLAEHWQARGLGERLHFREDPQAIHHESAWRARLPAALRFLLTGTVTD; this is encoded by the coding sequence GTGAGTGCGGGGTGGCGGCCTTATCCGGCGCTCCCCGGCAGCACCGTGACCGGCACCCTGCTGCAATGGGACGCGGTGGGCGACGCCAAGCACGCCCCGCGCCCGCTGCTCGCCTGGCTGCCGCCGTCTTATACGGATTCCGCTCCATTCCAGCACAGACGGGAAAGCACCGCCTGTGCTTCCATACCGCGAAACCCGTCTTCTTTCCTACTCGCGTCCGCTCGGATTGAATCCGAAACAACTGGATTCAATCGGAATCCGTCCTACAGCGCGGACCCGGAGCGGCGCTATCCGGTGGTCTATTTCCACGACGGCCAGAACGTCTTTGACGCCGCGACCAGCTTCAGCGGCGAGTGGGGCGCTGACGAGGTGCTGACCGACCTGGCGCGGGAAGGGCTGGAAGCCATCGCCATCGGAATTCCCAACGGGGGCGAGCGGCGGTTTCACGAGTACAGCCCGTGCCCGCCGGTGGCTGCCGCCCGCGCCGACGTGCCGCCCGGCAGCGGCGGTGGGGCAGATGCTTACGTCCATTTTCTGACGGAGACAGTCAAGCCGCTGGTGGATGCGACCCTGCGGACCCTTCCCGGCCCGGAGTCAACCTCCGTCATCGGCAGCAGCATGGGCGGGGTGGTCAGTCTGCACGCGCTGCTGACCCGTCCGGACGTGTTCGGCCACGCGGGGCTGATGAGCCCGGCCTTCTGGACTGGCGGCGACTTCGCGCTGCGGCAGTCAGAGGCGGCGCCCCTTCCGGCAGGTCGTGTCTGGCTCGACGTGGGCGGGCGCGAGAGCGACGACCCGGCGCGGGCGGCAGCGTACCGGCAGGACGCGGCGCGGCTGGCCGAGCACTGGCAAGCACGCGGCCTGGGCGAGCGGCTGCACTTCAGGGAAGACCCGCAGGCCATTCACCACGAGTCGGCGTGGCGGGCGCGGTTGCCGGCGGCGCTGCGGTTTCTGCTGACTGGCACGGTCACGGACTGA